A region from the Agrobacterium cucumeris genome encodes:
- the nrdR gene encoding transcriptional regulator NrdR, which produces MRCPFCGSEDTQVKDSRPAEDNTSIRRRRICPDCGGRFTTYERVQLRELMVIKKSGRKLPFDREKLVRSFEIALRKRPVDRDRIERAVSGIARRLESSGETEIPSEEIGLQVLEALKSLDDVAFVRYASVYRDFSHAEDFENVIAEINAKIARDTDAGV; this is translated from the coding sequence ATGCGCTGCCCATTTTGCGGTTCCGAAGACACACAGGTCAAGGACTCGCGTCCGGCGGAGGACAACACCTCCATCCGCCGGCGGCGCATCTGCCCCGATTGCGGCGGCCGCTTCACGACCTATGAGCGCGTGCAACTGCGCGAGCTGATGGTCATCAAGAAAAGCGGCCGCAAGCTGCCCTTCGACCGGGAAAAGCTGGTGCGATCCTTCGAGATCGCGCTGCGCAAGCGCCCGGTTGACCGCGACCGGATCGAGCGGGCCGTGTCAGGCATTGCCCGTCGTCTCGAAAGCTCCGGCGAGACGGAAATTCCCTCGGAAGAAATCGGCCTGCAGGTTCTCGAAGCGCTGAAAAGCCTCGATGACGTGGCCTTCGTGCGTTATGCCTCGGTCTATCGCGATTTCAGCCATGCCGAGGATTTTGAAAACGTGATTGCCGAAATCAACGCCAAGATCGCCCGCGACACGGACGCCGGAGTCTAG
- the ribD gene encoding bifunctional diaminohydroxyphosphoribosylaminopyrimidine deaminase/5-amino-6-(5-phosphoribosylamino)uracil reductase RibD: MTSRADDERFMARAIEVSLRHQGQTLTNPSVGCVLVKDGKIIAEAVTAIGGRPHAERQALEIAGEAARGATAYVTLEPCSHWGKTPPCANALVEYGVARVVVAVDDPDERVSGRGYTILRDAGIVVETGLLRDEGKRALAGYLTRQMKKRPHVILKLAVSADGMIGRKGEGQVAITGPEARHAVHELRARCDCILVGIRTAIADDPELTVRIAGMEQRSPVRIVLDRQFELPLTSKLVRSAREVPVVVAALPPSALGGAPSSLLSNEGEWETGKKFARAASPLPISPLEGEMPGRAEGGNRESKRQLLTNAGVQILEATTLENLLHILADSGMSELLVEGGAFAAKSFLEAGLVDRIMLFESPVVIGEGGIETPLRRADITGDYALVSETAYGPDRCFDYERPI; encoded by the coding sequence GTGACGAGCCGTGCCGATGACGAAAGGTTCATGGCCCGCGCCATCGAGGTTTCGCTTCGCCACCAGGGCCAGACGCTGACCAACCCCTCGGTCGGCTGTGTTCTCGTCAAGGACGGGAAAATCATCGCCGAAGCGGTGACTGCCATCGGCGGTCGCCCCCATGCCGAACGTCAGGCGCTGGAAATCGCCGGCGAGGCGGCCCGTGGTGCTACCGCCTATGTGACGCTCGAACCATGCTCGCACTGGGGCAAGACCCCGCCATGCGCCAATGCCCTGGTGGAATACGGCGTCGCCCGTGTCGTGGTGGCGGTGGATGATCCGGATGAGCGTGTTTCCGGCCGTGGTTATACGATTTTGCGCGATGCCGGCATTGTCGTGGAAACCGGCCTGCTGCGTGATGAGGGTAAGAGGGCGCTTGCCGGTTACCTCACACGCCAGATGAAAAAACGCCCGCATGTGATTCTGAAGCTTGCCGTTTCCGCCGATGGCATGATCGGCAGGAAAGGCGAGGGGCAGGTGGCGATCACCGGTCCCGAGGCTCGCCATGCCGTGCATGAGCTGCGGGCGCGTTGCGATTGTATTCTCGTCGGCATCAGGACCGCGATTGCGGATGACCCGGAACTGACGGTGCGGATCGCCGGCATGGAGCAGCGCTCGCCGGTGCGCATCGTGCTGGATCGGCAGTTTGAATTGCCGCTGACGTCGAAGCTGGTGCGGAGTGCGCGGGAGGTTCCGGTGGTGGTTGCCGCTTTACCCCCCTCTGCCCTCGGCGGAGCGCCGTCTAGTCTGCTTTCCAACGAAGGCGAATGGGAAACCGGGAAAAAATTTGCGCGAGCGGCTAGCCCCTTGCCGATCTCCCCCCTTGAGGGGGAGATGCCCGGCAGGGCAGAGGGGGGTAACCGCGAGTCAAAGCGCCAACTCCTCACCAACGCTGGCGTCCAGATCCTCGAAGCCACAACCCTCGAGAACCTCCTCCACATCCTTGCCGATAGCGGCATGTCGGAACTTCTGGTCGAAGGCGGTGCCTTTGCCGCAAAATCATTCCTTGAAGCCGGGCTGGTGGACCGTATCATGCTGTTTGAAAGCCCTGTCGTGATCGGTGAGGGCGGCATTGAAACGCCGCTCCGCCGTGCCGATATCACGGGCGATTATGCTTTGGTCAGTGAAACCGCCTATGGGCCGGATCGCTGCTTCGATTATGAAAGGCCGATTTGA
- a CDS encoding riboflavin synthase, translating to MFTGIVTDVGTVSELEALAEGIRLRVATNYDPKTIDMGASISHGGICLTVTRLPEDGSNERWYEVEAWEEALRLTTIAGWKQGTHVNLERALKIGDELGGHIVSGHVDGKAEILAVEPEGEAVRIRLRAPEHLAKFVAPKGSVALDGTSLTVNAVEGTDFDVLLIRHTLTVTTWGERQPGDFVNFEVDTMARYAARLAEFPSA from the coding sequence ATGTTTACCGGAATTGTCACCGACGTTGGAACCGTTTCCGAGCTGGAAGCCCTGGCTGAAGGCATTCGTCTGCGGGTGGCGACCAACTACGATCCCAAGACCATCGATATGGGCGCATCCATCTCCCATGGTGGCATTTGCCTGACGGTGACGAGGCTGCCGGAAGACGGCAGCAACGAGCGCTGGTATGAGGTCGAGGCCTGGGAAGAAGCGTTGCGCCTGACGACGATTGCCGGCTGGAAACAGGGCACCCATGTCAATCTGGAGCGGGCGCTGAAGATCGGCGACGAGCTTGGCGGTCACATCGTCTCCGGGCATGTCGATGGCAAGGCGGAAATCCTGGCCGTGGAGCCGGAAGGCGAAGCGGTACGTATCCGCCTGCGCGCGCCGGAGCATCTGGCGAAATTCGTGGCGCCCAAGGGTTCCGTGGCGCTCGACGGCACCTCGCTGACCGTCAATGCCGTCGAAGGCACGGATTTCGACGTGCTGCTCATCCGCCACACGCTCACTGTGACGACGTGGGGCGAGCGCCAGCCCGGCGACTTCGTCAATTTCGAAGTCGATACGATGGCGCGCTATGCCGCACGGCTTGCGGAATTTCCTTCGGCGTAA
- a CDS encoding LysE family translocator codes for MPSFELLTAFFITTALFAYIPGPAMLYAAAQTMARGRFAGLMAVLGIHVGCYFHIFAAAAGLSVLFQAVPWLYLAVKLCGALYLIWLGFSMLRSKLEGEAVNLTIEPKSARRAFIDSIIVDVLNPKTALFFLAFLPQFVDPAAAFPVWLQFLILGIAVNFIFSSADLVGVLLAGAMVGRLKRSSAVQALARRAAGTVLMGLGVHLAFQKS; via the coding sequence ATGCCGTCTTTTGAACTGCTGACAGCCTTTTTCATAACCACCGCCCTGTTTGCCTATATTCCCGGTCCGGCCATGCTTTACGCGGCGGCACAGACCATGGCGCGGGGTCGGTTTGCCGGGCTGATGGCGGTACTCGGCATCCATGTCGGCTGCTATTTTCATATCTTCGCCGCTGCGGCCGGTCTCTCCGTGCTGTTTCAGGCGGTGCCATGGCTTTACCTCGCGGTGAAGCTGTGCGGCGCGCTTTATCTTATATGGCTGGGTTTCTCGATGCTGCGCAGCAAGCTGGAAGGCGAGGCGGTCAATCTGACCATCGAGCCGAAATCGGCGCGTCGGGCTTTCATCGACAGTATCATCGTTGATGTCCTCAATCCGAAGACGGCGCTGTTCTTTCTGGCCTTCCTGCCGCAATTTGTCGATCCGGCGGCTGCTTTCCCGGTCTGGCTGCAGTTCCTGATCCTTGGCATCGCCGTCAATTTCATTTTCTCCTCCGCCGATCTCGTCGGCGTGCTTCTGGCGGGTGCGATGGTCGGGCGTCTGAAGCGGTCGAGCGCCGTGCAGGCTCTGGCCCGGCGCGCCGCCGGAACGGTGCTGATGGGGCTTGGCGTGCATCTGGCTTTCCAGAAAAGCTGA
- a CDS encoding 6,7-dimethyl-8-ribityllumazine synthase has protein sequence MSKPHLLIVEARFYDDMADALLEGAKFALDEAGATYDVITVPGALEIPAAIAMALDGADNDGTEYDGFVALGMVIRGETYHFDIVSNESSRALMDLAVSESLPIGNGILTVENDEQAWARVRRSDKDKGGFAARAALTMIELKKKLGG, from the coding sequence ATGTCCAAACCCCATCTTCTTATCGTGGAAGCACGTTTTTACGACGATATGGCGGATGCCCTTCTCGAAGGCGCGAAGTTCGCGCTTGATGAGGCCGGCGCCACCTATGACGTCATCACCGTTCCCGGCGCGCTGGAAATTCCCGCCGCCATCGCCATGGCGCTTGATGGCGCCGACAATGACGGCACGGAATATGACGGCTTCGTCGCACTCGGCATGGTCATTCGCGGCGAGACCTACCACTTCGATATCGTCTCCAACGAATCCTCCCGCGCCCTGATGGATCTTGCCGTCAGCGAATCGCTGCCGATCGGCAACGGCATCCTCACCGTTGAAAATGACGAGCAGGCCTGGGCGCGCGTGCGCCGTTCCGACAAGGACAAGGGCGGTTTTGCCGCCCGTGCGGCGCTGACCATGATCGAGTTGAAGAAGAAACTGGGTGGCTGA
- the nusB gene encoding transcription antitermination factor NusB, whose translation MSNVDNGGEPRQPSVKPANQRGAARLAAVQALYQMDVGGTGVMEVVAEYEAHRLGQEVDGDTYLKADPSWFRSIVSGVVRDQTKIDPLVRSALLEDWPLSRLDATVRAILRAGTFEILERNDVPVAVIVTEYVEIARAFFEHDEPKLVNAVLDRIAKQVRGEAKR comes from the coding sequence ATGTCGAATGTTGATAATGGCGGCGAACCGCGCCAGCCTTCGGTAAAGCCGGCCAACCAGCGCGGCGCGGCCCGCCTTGCGGCCGTGCAGGCGCTTTACCAGATGGATGTCGGCGGCACCGGCGTGATGGAAGTGGTGGCCGAATATGAGGCGCACCGTCTCGGTCAGGAAGTCGATGGCGATACCTATCTGAAGGCCGATCCGTCGTGGTTCCGCTCCATCGTCTCCGGCGTCGTCCGTGACCAGACGAAGATCGACCCCCTGGTGCGTTCCGCCCTTCTGGAAGACTGGCCGCTCTCACGTCTCGATGCCACCGTGCGCGCCATTCTTCGCGCCGGTACCTTCGAGATCCTCGAGCGCAATGACGTGCCGGTCGCCGTCATCGTCACGGAATATGTTGAAATCGCCCGTGCTTTCTTCGAACACGACGAGCCGAAGCTGGTGAATGCGGTGCTTGACCGCATCGCCAAGCAGGTGCGCGGCGAGGCAAAACGCTAA
- a CDS encoding MFS transporter, with protein sequence MSAVSVPGLEVQLGEAKRNVFLLTMAQAIMGSAAPLSFSVGALAGYQLLGADKSLATAPLTGFNIGVALGAICVAAASRFLGRKAGFMVGALMCSIGGGIAAVALFRTDFWLFAVGLLLIGISGGFTQKIRFAAADASPSFYKPKAISWILAGGIISAIVGPQLAILGKDLLAPVTFAGAFIALVPLGLVSIAILAFLKLPDPKAASTHTEAARPLSEIVRTQRFITGMVCGIGSYALMTFMMTGAPLAMVVGCGFPTELATLGIQWHVLAMFAPSFFTGMLISRFGAEKIVAFGLIVLMACAVIAHMGIELWNFWAALILLGLGWNFGFIGATAIITSSYRPHEADKVQGFHDIVLFGTVALSSFSSGKVFTAWGWSVMNLVIWPVAGLCLLLVLSLLLRQRKTAA encoded by the coding sequence ATGAGCGCCGTTTCCGTCCCCGGACTTGAAGTTCAACTGGGCGAGGCCAAGCGCAACGTCTTCCTCCTCACCATGGCGCAGGCGATCATGGGGTCGGCCGCGCCCTTAAGCTTTTCGGTCGGCGCGCTTGCCGGTTATCAGCTGCTCGGCGCCGACAAGTCGCTGGCAACCGCGCCGCTCACCGGCTTCAATATCGGCGTGGCGCTCGGCGCCATCTGCGTTGCGGCGGCATCCCGTTTCCTCGGCCGCAAGGCCGGTTTCATGGTCGGCGCGCTGATGTGCTCGATCGGCGGTGGCATCGCCGCAGTCGCGCTCTTCCGCACGGATTTCTGGCTGTTTGCCGTCGGTCTGCTGCTGATCGGTATCTCAGGCGGCTTCACGCAAAAAATCCGTTTCGCCGCAGCCGACGCATCGCCATCCTTTTACAAGCCGAAGGCTATTTCCTGGATTCTGGCAGGCGGCATCATTTCGGCCATCGTCGGGCCGCAACTGGCTATCCTCGGCAAGGATCTGCTCGCACCGGTCACTTTTGCCGGCGCATTCATCGCACTGGTGCCGCTCGGCCTTGTCTCGATCGCCATTCTGGCATTCCTGAAATTGCCCGACCCGAAGGCCGCATCCACCCATACGGAGGCTGCGCGTCCGCTGTCGGAAATCGTCCGCACCCAGCGTTTCATCACCGGCATGGTCTGCGGTATCGGTTCTTATGCGCTGATGACCTTCATGATGACCGGTGCGCCGCTTGCCATGGTCGTCGGCTGCGGTTTCCCCACAGAACTCGCCACGCTCGGCATCCAGTGGCACGTTCTGGCCATGTTCGCGCCGAGCTTCTTCACCGGCATGCTGATTTCCCGATTCGGTGCGGAAAAAATCGTTGCATTCGGCCTCATCGTGCTGATGGCCTGCGCCGTCATCGCCCATATGGGCATCGAATTGTGGAACTTCTGGGCCGCACTCATCCTGCTCGGGCTTGGCTGGAATTTCGGCTTCATCGGCGCAACCGCCATCATCACGTCAAGCTATCGCCCGCATGAGGCGGACAAGGTGCAGGGCTTCCACGATATCGTGCTGTTCGGCACGGTAGCGCTGTCATCCTTCTCTTCCGGCAAGGTGTTTACGGCATGGGGCTGGTCGGTGATGAACCTTGTCATCTGGCCGGTTGCGGGGCTTTGCCTGCTGCTCGTCCTCTCGCTGCTGCTGAGGCAGCGCAAAACCGCCGCGTAA
- a CDS encoding sodium-translocating pyrophosphatase yields the protein MTVIPLVILCGVLSVVYAVWTTKSVLDADQGNERMREIAGFIREGAQAYLTRQYLTIAIVGLIVAVLAWYLLSAIAAIGFVIGAVLSGVAGFVGMHVSVRANLRTAQAASHSLGAGLDIAFKSGAITGMLVAGLALLGVSIYYYILTSVLGHPPGSRAVIDALVSLGFGASLISIFARLGGGIFTKGADVGGDLVGKVEAGIPEDDPRNPATIADNVGDNVGDCAGMAADLFETYAVSVVATMVLAAIFFAGTPILESAMVYPLAICGACILTSIAGTFFVKLGTNNSIMGALYKGLIATGIFSVAGLAVATYATVGWGTIGTVAGMEITGTNLFLCGLVGLVVTALIVVITEYYTGTNKRPVNSIAQASVTGHGTNVIQGLAVSLESTALPAIVIVGGIIGTYQLGGLFGTGIAVTAMLGLAGMIVALDAFGPVTDNAGGIAEMAGLDPDVRKATDALDAVGNTTKAVTKGYAIGSAGLGALVLFAAYANDLSYFAANGDTYPYFKDMGEISFSLANPYVVAGLLFGGLIPYLFGGIAMTAVGKAAGAIVEEVRRQFREKPGIMAGTEKPDYGRAVDLLTKAAIREMIIPSLLPVLAPLVVYFGVLLISGSKASAFAALGASLLGVIINGLFVAISMTSGGGAWDNAKKSFEDGFIDKDGVRHVKGSDAHKASVTGDTVGDPYKDTAGPAVNPAIKITNIVALLLLAILAH from the coding sequence ATGACCGTAATACCGTTAGTGATTTTATGTGGGGTCCTGTCCGTGGTGTACGCGGTGTGGACGACCAAGAGCGTTCTCGATGCCGATCAGGGCAACGAGCGTATGCGTGAAATAGCAGGTTTTATCCGTGAAGGTGCGCAGGCTTATCTCACCCGTCAATATCTCACCATCGCCATCGTCGGATTGATCGTTGCCGTTCTTGCCTGGTATCTGCTGTCGGCCATCGCGGCCATCGGTTTCGTTATCGGCGCGGTGCTGTCCGGCGTTGCCGGTTTCGTCGGCATGCATGTTTCCGTGCGCGCCAATCTGCGCACCGCGCAGGCCGCATCCCACAGCCTTGGCGCGGGCCTTGATATCGCCTTCAAGTCGGGCGCCATTACAGGCATGCTGGTTGCCGGCCTCGCGCTGCTTGGCGTTTCCATCTATTATTACATCCTGACCTCGGTCCTTGGCCATCCGCCCGGATCGCGTGCGGTTATCGATGCGCTGGTGTCGCTCGGCTTCGGCGCGTCGCTGATTTCGATCTTCGCCCGTCTCGGAGGCGGCATCTTCACCAAGGGCGCCGATGTCGGCGGTGACCTCGTCGGCAAAGTCGAGGCCGGCATTCCGGAGGATGACCCGCGCAACCCGGCAACCATTGCCGACAATGTCGGTGATAATGTCGGCGATTGCGCCGGCATGGCGGCCGACCTGTTCGAGACCTATGCCGTCTCCGTTGTTGCGACGATGGTTCTCGCCGCGATCTTCTTTGCCGGAACGCCGATCCTGGAAAGCGCCATGGTCTATCCGCTGGCGATCTGCGGCGCCTGCATCCTGACTTCGATTGCCGGTACCTTCTTCGTCAAGCTTGGCACCAACAATTCCATCATGGGCGCCCTCTATAAGGGGCTTATCGCCACTGGCATCTTCTCGGTCGCCGGTCTTGCGGTCGCAACCTATGCAACGGTTGGCTGGGGAACGATAGGCACGGTCGCCGGAATGGAAATTACCGGCACCAACCTCTTCCTTTGCGGGCTGGTCGGCCTGGTTGTCACGGCGCTGATCGTCGTCATCACCGAATATTATACCGGCACCAATAAGCGCCCGGTCAACTCCATCGCCCAGGCATCGGTCACCGGCCACGGCACCAATGTCATCCAGGGGCTTGCCGTCTCCCTGGAATCGACGGCGCTGCCGGCCATCGTCATCGTCGGTGGCATCATCGGCACCTACCAGCTCGGCGGCCTGTTCGGCACCGGCATCGCGGTCACCGCCATGCTTGGCCTTGCCGGCATGATCGTGGCGCTCGACGCTTTCGGCCCGGTCACGGACAATGCCGGCGGCATTGCCGAAATGGCCGGCCTTGATCCGGATGTGCGCAAGGCGACCGACGCGCTGGATGCAGTCGGCAACACCACCAAGGCGGTGACCAAGGGTTATGCCATCGGCTCTGCCGGCCTCGGCGCGCTGGTGCTGTTTGCCGCCTATGCCAATGACCTGTCCTATTTCGCCGCCAATGGCGATACCTATCCCTACTTCAAGGACATGGGCGAGATTTCCTTCAGCCTTGCCAATCCTTATGTCGTTGCTGGTCTGCTGTTCGGTGGCCTTATCCCCTACCTCTTCGGCGGCATCGCCATGACGGCGGTGGGCAAGGCGGCAGGTGCCATCGTTGAGGAGGTACGTCGTCAGTTCCGCGAAAAACCCGGCATCATGGCGGGCACGGAAAAGCCTGACTACGGCAGGGCGGTCGATCTGCTGACGAAAGCGGCGATCCGGGAAATGATCATCCCGTCGCTTCTGCCGGTTCTCGCCCCTCTCGTCGTTTATTTTGGCGTGCTGCTGATCTCGGGCTCCAAGGCGTCAGCCTTTGCCGCACTCGGGGCATCGCTGCTCGGCGTCATCATCAACGGCCTGTTCGTGGCGATTTCCATGACATCGGGCGGCGGCGCATGGGACAACGCCAAGAAGAGCTTCGAGGATGGTTTCATCGACAAGGACGGCGTGCGCCACGTCAAGGGTTCGGACGCCCACAAGGCGTCGGTGACGGGTGATACCGTCGGCGACCCCTATAAGGACACCGCCGGCCCCGCCGTCAATCCAGCCATCAAGATCACCAATATCGTGGCGCTGCTGCTGCTGGCAATTCTTGCCCACTGA
- a CDS encoding outer membrane protein assembly factor BamE, with the protein MIAVGEKQLSKQKSASHGKILSKTAIAIVLASGLLSACTSTTDVFHNGYVMDEQSLQLIPEGSSREQVLLTMGTPSTTATFGNEVFYYISQKRVRRAAFMKPTLVEQNILAIYFNKDGVIERKANYALQDGKVFDTISRTTPTGGKDLTFLQQLLSGGTSGANIAKSILGQGNNTP; encoded by the coding sequence ATGATCGCAGTCGGGGAAAAGCAGTTGAGCAAGCAGAAATCCGCAAGTCACGGCAAAATTCTGAGCAAGACGGCCATCGCAATCGTGCTCGCATCCGGCCTGCTTTCCGCCTGCACCAGCACCACCGACGTGTTCCACAACGGCTACGTCATGGACGAGCAGTCGCTCCAGCTGATCCCGGAAGGCTCCAGCCGCGAACAGGTTCTGCTGACCATGGGCACGCCCTCCACCACTGCGACCTTCGGCAACGAGGTGTTCTATTACATCTCGCAGAAGCGCGTGCGCCGCGCCGCCTTCATGAAGCCGACGCTAGTCGAGCAGAACATTCTCGCCATCTATTTCAACAAGGACGGCGTGATCGAGCGCAAGGCAAATTACGCGCTGCAGGACGGCAAGGTCTTCGACACGATTTCGCGCACCACCCCGACGGGCGGCAAGGATCTCACCTTCCTGCAGCAGCTGCTCTCCGGCGGCACCTCGGGCGCCAACATCGCCAAGAGCATTCTCGGCCAGGGCAACAACACGCCCTGA
- a CDS encoding ubiquinol-cytochrome C chaperone family protein produces MIFGLFKKKNNNRAIVDRQYETLTAAARTPGFYLDLGVPDTVMGRFEMLSVIMILYFRRTKSSGVSGQEIAQEIVDAFFQDIDHSIRELGIGDQGVPKRMKKFAGMFYGRLESYAAALDASDPVALAAALRRNIYPQADETAPALDGLAGWMMEASSALSAVSEETIATGSLTLPLPGR; encoded by the coding sequence ATGATATTCGGGCTGTTCAAGAAGAAAAACAACAATCGCGCCATAGTAGACCGGCAATATGAGACCTTGACGGCGGCCGCCCGCACGCCCGGTTTTTATCTCGATCTCGGCGTTCCCGATACCGTGATGGGCCGTTTCGAGATGCTGTCGGTCATCATGATTCTCTATTTCCGTCGCACCAAGTCCTCCGGGGTTAGCGGTCAGGAGATCGCGCAGGAGATCGTTGACGCCTTTTTTCAGGATATCGATCATTCCATTCGTGAACTCGGTATCGGTGACCAGGGCGTGCCGAAACGCATGAAGAAATTCGCCGGCATGTTTTACGGACGGCTCGAATCCTATGCGGCGGCGCTGGACGCATCCGACCCCGTTGCCCTTGCCGCAGCGCTTCGGCGCAATATATATCCGCAGGCAGACGAGACGGCGCCGGCGCTGGACGGGCTGGCGGGCTGGATGATGGAAGCCTCTTCGGCCCTTTCCGCCGTCTCCGAAGAAACAATAGCAACCGGAAGCCTGACGCTGCCCTTGCCTGGACGATGA
- a CDS encoding YceD family protein codes for MNTRHAANDDLPFSYPVKVGHISANPVRIGLEANAEELKALAKFWNVVSVEYLKAELQVTRWKKDGVKIKGEVHAAVTQSCVVTLEPVTSKIDEPVEHIFVPEGSKLARMVTNEEGEIVLDPDGPDIPDQFTGDSIDVGAAVAEFAALAIDPYPRKPDAEFPETADKEPEEEKRPSPFAALKDWKKD; via the coding sequence ATGAACACGCGACACGCCGCAAATGACGACCTGCCTTTTTCCTATCCCGTAAAGGTAGGCCATATTTCCGCCAATCCCGTCAGGATTGGTCTGGAAGCCAACGCCGAGGAGCTGAAGGCGCTGGCGAAATTCTGGAATGTGGTTTCTGTCGAATATCTGAAGGCGGAATTGCAGGTTACCCGTTGGAAGAAGGACGGCGTGAAGATCAAGGGCGAGGTGCATGCGGCCGTGACCCAGTCCTGCGTCGTGACGCTGGAGCCGGTCACGAGCAAGATCGACGAGCCTGTTGAGCATATTTTTGTGCCGGAGGGATCGAAGCTGGCGCGGATGGTCACCAATGAGGAAGGCGAGATCGTACTCGACCCCGATGGTCCTGACATCCCCGACCAGTTCACCGGCGACAGCATCGATGTCGGCGCTGCGGTTGCCGAATTCGCTGCCCTGGCGATCGACCCCTATCCGCGCAAGCCGGATGCGGAATTTCCAGAAACCGCAGACAAGGAGCCGGAAGAAGAAAAGCGCCCGTCGCCTTTCGCCGCGTTAAAAGATTGGAAAAAAGACTGA
- the plsX gene encoding phosphate acyltransferase PlsX — MIRIAIDVMGGDFGPDVAIPGAAKALERHNDVTFLLYGQKSKCDPILAQYPALREKSVFHDCEVSVSMDEKPSQALRRGRYVSSMWRAIEAVKLGEADVVVSAGNTGALMAMAKFCLRTMARVERPAIAGIWPTLKGESIVLDVGATIGADSQQLLDFALMGGAMARALFDIDRPTVGLLNVGVEEVKGQEEVREAGRLIREADLGTIDYRGFVEGDDIGKGTVDVVVTEGFTGNIALKAAEGTARQITTLLREAISRSFFAKIGYVLAKSAFDVLREKMDPRKVNGGVFLGLNGIVIKSHGGTDAIGFASAVDVGYDMVHNGLTAKIENDLKIYHARRLPPPAPEALVADEE; from the coding sequence GTGATCAGAATTGCAATTGACGTCATGGGTGGCGATTTCGGCCCAGATGTTGCCATACCCGGTGCCGCCAAGGCGCTTGAACGGCACAACGATGTAACTTTTCTGCTCTACGGGCAGAAGAGCAAATGCGACCCCATTCTGGCACAATATCCCGCACTTCGGGAAAAGTCGGTCTTTCACGATTGTGAAGTCTCGGTCAGCATGGACGAAAAGCCGAGCCAGGCGCTTCGTCGCGGCCGCTACGTCTCCAGCATGTGGCGCGCCATCGAGGCCGTGAAGCTCGGCGAGGCGGATGTCGTCGTCTCCGCCGGCAATACCGGCGCGCTGATGGCCATGGCCAAATTCTGTTTGCGCACCATGGCGCGCGTGGAACGTCCGGCCATCGCCGGCATCTGGCCGACTTTGAAGGGTGAGAGCATCGTTCTCGATGTCGGCGCAACGATCGGTGCCGATTCCCAGCAATTGCTGGATTTCGCCCTGATGGGTGGTGCCATGGCGCGTGCGCTGTTCGATATCGACCGCCCGACCGTCGGCCTGCTGAATGTCGGCGTCGAGGAGGTCAAGGGTCAGGAAGAGGTGCGTGAGGCCGGGCGGCTGATCCGCGAGGCTGACCTCGGTACCATCGACTATCGCGGTTTCGTCGAAGGCGACGATATCGGCAAGGGTACCGTGGATGTGGTGGTGACCGAAGGTTTCACCGGCAATATCGCGCTCAAGGCCGCCGAAGGGACGGCACGCCAGATCACCACGCTGCTGCGTGAGGCGATTTCCCGCAGCTTCTTTGCGAAGATCGGTTATGTCCTGGCGAAAAGCGCCTTTGACGTGCTCAGGGAAAAGATGGACCCGCGCAAGGTCAATGGTGGCGTGTTTCTCGGCCTGAACGGCATTGTCATCAAGAGCCATGGCGGCACTGATGCCATCGGTTTTGCCTCCGCCGTGGATGTTGGCTACGACATGGTTCACAATGGCCTGACGGCCAAGATTGAAAATGATCTGAAAATTTACCACGCAAGACGGCTTCCGCCCCCGGCGCCCGAAGCTCTCGTGGCTGACGAGGAATAA